Proteins from a single region of Cytophagaceae bacterium:
- a CDS encoding N-6 DNA methylase: protein MTLDQYIASINTRYKSGNATEHTYRGDLQQLIESLVPTVKATNEPKRQKCGAPDYIITKKEIPVGFIEAKDIGDKDLEGNKKAVNKEQFDRYKGSLGNLLFTDYLDFLLYREGVFIDKVSVGKLTDHGIEPLKENFGTFENLIKDFCQQKTQTIRSSKRLAEMMAGKARMLADVINKALVSDEKHNEDSSLKEQMQGFKDILIHDITPKAFADVYAQTIAYGMFAARLHDPTLPTFSRQEAAELIPKSNPFLRKLFGYIAGPDIDDRILWIVDDLVEIFLACNVEELLKNYGRSTAMQDPIIHFYETFLSEYDPALRKARGVWYTPEPVVNFIVRAVDDILKTEFGLPMGLADTSKTKIKVRPQGQAKEIEQEVHRVQILDPATGTGTFLAEVVQQIYQQFEGQQGVWSNYVENHLIPRLNGFELLMASYAMAHLKLDLLLTETGYRPTKNQRFRVYLTNSLEEHHPETGSLFANWLSTEANEANHIKRDTPVMCVIGNPPYSGESANKGEWIMNLMEDYKKEPGGLEKLKEKNSKSINDDYVKFLRYGQYFIEKNESGILAFINPHGYLDNPTYRGMRWNLLKTYDKIYTIDLHGNAKKKETNIDGTIDVNVFDIQQGVSINIFVKNGNKKQNELGKVYHYDVFGKREFKYNFLSNNNLKSIDFSEIKINDSNFFFVPKNFTEQETYQNGVYLPDLFPFKSSGIKTHNDQDLVTDNQETLKSNIIKLGYEYQKIKVKKYLYRPFDKGYIYYDSKILGRAREKTIYHLEKNNLGLILVNQPQAANLAFFDCVFLTDCFADTNMFRRGGPINFPLYYFSNFKSNEIFENTVNRIPNFNKEILNQIVEKLGLTFVAEREDGNVCFANNNDELRDEFKSVFAPIDLLDYIYAVLHSPAYREKYKEFLKIDFPRVPYPEDAAKFWQLVKLGGEIRQLHLLESAAVNKFITKYPIDGSNVVAKPVFKEGKVYINDTQYFDQVPLTAWEFYIGGYQPAQKWLKDRKDRELSFEDIQHYQKIIVALTETDRLMKEIDLVGVV from the coding sequence ATGACCCTCGACCAATACATAGCCAGTATAAACACACGATATAAATCGGGAAACGCCACCGAACATACTTACCGCGGCGACTTGCAGCAGCTTATTGAAAGCCTGGTGCCTACCGTGAAAGCTACCAACGAACCCAAACGCCAGAAATGCGGTGCTCCTGACTACATCATCACCAAAAAGGAAATACCGGTGGGCTTTATCGAGGCCAAGGATATTGGCGACAAAGACCTTGAAGGCAATAAGAAGGCTGTTAATAAAGAGCAGTTTGACCGCTACAAAGGCTCATTGGGCAATCTCCTATTTACTGACTACCTCGACTTCCTGCTTTATAGAGAGGGCGTATTTATAGATAAAGTGTCGGTAGGAAAACTCACCGACCACGGCATAGAGCCACTGAAAGAAAACTTTGGCACTTTTGAAAACCTCATAAAGGATTTCTGTCAGCAGAAAACCCAGACCATCCGCAGTTCCAAACGCCTTGCAGAAATGATGGCAGGAAAAGCCCGGATGCTCGCTGACGTAATCAACAAGGCACTGGTCTCTGATGAAAAACACAATGAAGACAGCTCCCTGAAAGAACAAATGCAGGGCTTCAAAGATATCCTGATTCATGACATTACGCCCAAGGCCTTTGCCGATGTGTATGCTCAGACCATAGCCTACGGTATGTTTGCCGCCCGGCTCCATGACCCCACACTACCGACCTTTAGCCGACAGGAAGCCGCCGAGCTGATACCCAAGTCTAATCCTTTTCTGAGAAAACTTTTTGGATATATTGCCGGGCCTGACATTGACGACCGTATCCTGTGGATAGTGGACGACCTCGTGGAGATATTTCTGGCTTGTAATGTGGAAGAACTTCTCAAAAACTATGGCCGCAGCACCGCTATGCAGGATCCCATCATACATTTTTATGAGACATTCCTGAGTGAGTATGACCCCGCACTACGCAAAGCCCGGGGGGTATGGTACACGCCTGAGCCGGTGGTAAACTTTATCGTGCGAGCAGTGGACGACATCCTAAAGACCGAGTTTGGCTTACCGATGGGACTGGCCGACACCAGCAAAACCAAAATAAAAGTAAGACCCCAGGGTCAGGCCAAAGAAATAGAGCAGGAAGTACACCGGGTACAAATACTTGACCCGGCCACTGGCACAGGTACGTTTTTGGCGGAGGTAGTGCAGCAGATATACCAGCAGTTTGAAGGGCAGCAGGGAGTGTGGAGCAACTATGTAGAAAACCATCTCATTCCCCGGCTCAATGGCTTTGAGCTCTTGATGGCCTCTTATGCCATGGCTCACCTTAAGCTTGATTTGCTACTGACCGAGACCGGCTACCGACCCACCAAAAACCAGCGGTTTAGAGTGTATCTGACCAACAGCCTCGAAGAGCACCACCCCGAAACCGGCTCACTGTTTGCCAACTGGCTGAGTACCGAAGCCAACGAAGCCAACCATATCAAGCGGGATACCCCTGTGATGTGTGTGATAGGTAACCCTCCCTATAGCGGTGAAAGTGCAAATAAAGGTGAATGGATAATGAATCTGATGGAAGATTATAAAAAAGAACCTGGCGGGTTAGAAAAATTGAAAGAGAAAAACTCGAAATCTATTAATGATGATTATGTAAAGTTTTTAAGATATGGACAATACTTCATAGAAAAAAATGAATCTGGAATATTAGCTTTTATAAATCCTCATGGCTATTTAGACAATCCGACATACAGGGGGATGAGGTGGAACTTATTGAAAACCTATGATAAAATTTATACTATAGATCTGCATGGAAATGCTAAGAAGAAAGAGACAAATATTGATGGCACAATAGATGTTAATGTCTTTGATATTCAACAAGGAGTTTCAATAAATATTTTTGTAAAAAATGGAAATAAAAAACAAAATGAACTTGGCAAAGTTTACCACTATGATGTATTTGGAAAACGTGAATTTAAATATAATTTTTTATCTAATAACAATTTAAAATCCATTGATTTTTCCGAAATAAAAATAAATGATTCGAATTTTTTCTTTGTTCCCAAAAATTTTACAGAACAGGAAACTTACCAAAACGGTGTTTATTTACCTGATTTATTTCCATTTAAATCGAGTGGTATAAAAACACACAATGATCAGGACCTTGTTACAGATAATCAAGAAACTTTAAAATCCAATATCATTAAATTAGGCTACGAATATCAAAAAATTAAAGTTAAGAAATATTTATATAGACCTTTTGACAAAGGTTATATATATTATGACTCCAAAATCTTAGGTAGAGCGAGAGAAAAAACTATTTACCATCTTGAAAAAAATAATCTCGGTTTAATTTTAGTTAATCAACCACAGGCCGCAAATTTGGCTTTTTTTGATTGTGTATTTTTGACAGATTGTTTTGCCGATACTAATATGTTTAGAAGAGGTGGGCCGATAAATTTTCCCTTATATTATTTTAGTAATTTTAAAAGTAATGAAATATTTGAAAATACAGTCAACCGTATCCCAAACTTCAACAAAGAAATTCTAAATCAAATTGTCGAAAAGTTAGGTTTGACTTTTGTGGCGGAGAGAGAAGATGGCAATGTATGTTTTGCCAACAATAACGATGAACTCAGAGATGAGTTTAAGTCGGTGTTTGCTCCCATTGATTTGCTGGACTATATCTATGCCGTATTACATTCTCCTGCTTATCGTGAAAAGTATAAAGAATTTCTAAAAATCGATTTCCCACGGGTGCCATATCCTGAGGATGCAGCTAAGTTCTGGCAATTGGTAAAGCTAGGTGGCGAAATACGACAGCTGCATTTACTGGAAAGTGCTGCCGTCAATAAATTCATCACCAAATATCCGATAGATGGCAGCAACGTAGTAGCCAAACCGGTCTTTAAAGAAGGCAAAGTGTATATCAACGATACGCAATACTTCGACCAGGTACCGCTTACAGCCTGGGAGTTTTATATCGGTGGCTATCAACCCGCCCAAAAATGGCTAAAAGACCGCAAAGACCGTGAACTCAGCTTCGAAGATATCCAACATTACCAAAAAATCATCGTCGCCCTCACTGAGACAGATAGATTGATGAAGGAGATTGATTTGGTGGGGGTGGTGTAG